A genomic region of Gossypium hirsutum isolate 1008001.06 chromosome D01, Gossypium_hirsutum_v2.1, whole genome shotgun sequence contains the following coding sequences:
- the LOC107921592 gene encoding protein PLANT CADMIUM RESISTANCE 2 has translation MYSSSPLDIGQQAPVTGIPVAPTNQQYPTQRYTPTAVKVPWSTGLYDCTADVPNCCLTCWCPCITFGHIADIVSQGSISCRASGAFFVLLSILTVCISNRIYSYTYRARLRSQYILEESPCRDCYLHFWCEACALCQEYRELKNRGFDVSLGWHGNWERQKILGVPMPMPMPMPMAPAEMETGMRR, from the exons ATGTACTCATCATCACCTCTTGACATTGGGCAACAGGCTCCGGTCACTGGGATTCCCGTTGCCCCAACAAACCAACAATATCCTACCCAAAGATACACGCCGACAGCCGTGAAGGTCCCTTGGTCCACTGGACTCTATGACTGCACCGCCGATGTTCCAAACT GTTGCCTCACATGTTGGTGTCCTTGCATTACCTTTGGGCATATTGCTGACATCGTCAGCCAAGGATCAATCT CTTGTAGAGCAAGTGGGGCCTTCTTCGTATTGCTTAGTATTTTGACGGTGTGTATTTCCAATCGCATTTACTCTTACACCTATCGAGCTAGACTACGGAGTCAATACATCTTGGAAGAGAGCCCTTGCAGGGATTGCTACCTTCATTTTTGGTGCGAGGCTTGCGCCCTGTGTCAAGAATACCGCGAGCTCAAAAACCGTGGCTTTGATGTTTCCCTTG GATGGCATGGAAACTGGGAGAGGCAGAAAATTTTGGGGGTGCCAATGCCAATGCCAATGCCAATGCCAATGGCTCCTGCAGAGATGGAAACCGGCATGAGAAGATAA
- the LOC107921593 gene encoding protein PLANT CADMIUM RESISTANCE 2, with product MANGSKTRWDVLAAKINKLKFLLFIFISFILNCNFILPKFLNHEPPIRQPQNELPWSAGFCDCCSDLKTCCISYWCPCITFGQIAEIVDKGSTSCGASGALYTLIMFITGCGCLYSCCYRSKLRKQYNLKGGDCGDCMRHFCCEPCALTQEYREVQNRGFDMSIGWHANVEKNPGREMAPAVEKGMSK from the exons ATGGCAAACGGTTCCAAGACGAGGTGGGACGTGCTGGCGGCT AAAATTAACAAGCTCAAATTCCTTCTTTTCATATTCATCTCTTTCATTTTGAATTGCAACTTTATCCTGCCTAAATTCCTCAACCATGAACCACCCATCAGACAGCCTCAAAATGAACTTCCTTGGTCCGCCGGATTCTGCGATTGTTGCTCTGACCTGAAAACTT GTTGCATTTCATACTGGTGCCCATGCATCACCTTTGGCCAGATTGCTGAGATTGTTGATAAAGGGTCGACTT CATGTGGGGCAAGTGGGGCACTATACACATTAATAATGTTCATCACCGGGTGTGGGTGCTTATATTCTTGCTGCTACCGATCCAAACTGAGAAAGCAGTATAACTTGAAAGGAGGCGATTGTGGCGATTGCATGCGTCATTTCTGCTGCGAGCCTTGTGCTTTGACACAAGAGTATCGTGAGGTCCAGAACCGTGGATTCGACATGTCTATCG GTTGGCATGCAAATGTGGAGAAGAACCCAGGGCGGGAGATGGCTCCAGCGGTAGAAAAAGGCATGAGCAagtag